A DNA window from Paraclostridium bifermentans contains the following coding sequences:
- a CDS encoding Crp/Fnr family transcriptional regulator, with product MTVFKELCDTYSFINKLDEQIKNLIESRLVVESFDINSEIIARGEQCRGFSLILKGSIRVYKISDKGKEVTLYKLSSGDTCYLSMSCMLSNEVFPAFAEVIEPTKIIFIPTDIFNKYIYNTLDFQKYMVSNLFTKYTEVINLLEEIAFERMDVRVSKYLLDISKRTNNSDYLYLTQEKIAQELGTSREVITRLLTDFKNKDIITSQRGKITIINRDKLIHLSQL from the coding sequence ATGACAGTTTTTAAAGAACTATGTGATACATACAGTTTTATCAATAAATTAGATGAACAAATTAAAAATCTTATTGAATCTAGATTAGTGGTTGAAAGTTTCGATATAAACTCTGAAATAATAGCTAGAGGAGAACAGTGTAGGGGGTTTTCTTTAATTTTAAAAGGATCTATAAGAGTTTATAAAATTTCAGATAAAGGAAAAGAAGTAACTTTATATAAGCTTTCTAGCGGAGATACTTGCTACTTATCCATGTCTTGTATGTTATCAAATGAAGTTTTTCCGGCATTTGCAGAAGTTATAGAACCTACAAAGATAATTTTTATTCCAACTGACATTTTTAACAAGTATATATATAATACTCTAGATTTTCAAAAGTATATGGTTTCAAATTTATTTACTAAATATACAGAAGTAATAAATTTATTGGAAGAAATAGCTTTTGAACGAATGGATGTAAGAGTTTCTAAGTACCTATTAGATATTTCTAAAAGAACTAATAATAGTGATTATTTATATTTAACACAAGAAAAAATTGCTCAGGAGTTAGGAACTAGCCGTGAAGTAATAACTAGGCTACTTACAGATTTTAAAAACAAAGATATAATCACATCTCAAAGAGGTAAAATAACTATAATTAATAGAGATAAATTGATTCACCTAAGCCAGTTATAA